In one Cloacibacillus porcorum genomic region, the following are encoded:
- the recF gene encoding DNA replication/repair protein RecF (All proteins in this family for which functions are known are DNA-binding proteins that assist the filamentation of RecA onto DNA for the initiation of recombination or recombinational repair.): MGFSRVRFNNFKNLEPREMRWSPGLNLLTGENGAGKTNILEGINIVSGWGPLERGAKTLSMPTWGSGSSEVQLTGELESGGIIRVKISRRYMLRLDDKSVTAADLRWNIPVLTFLPDDMSIVEGSSAFRRRLLDMLLALIVPSYAMRLAEYRRGVRQKAVFLKRGMPAMIADRALLPLAAWIWRMRIEGVKLLSSCLEGMSELTPVKITLSLKRGGAGFDDDCENDYAKAVIANRGREAAVKFPVVGPHRDDIIIMAGERLASEALSRGLRRRTAIAMMLAAADGVKRKIGRDPVLLLDEVTAELDSSGRTLLFESLLSRETQVFAATAEPFVEKFPGLIHRVSEGRVTESYEN; the protein is encoded by the coding sequence ATGGGATTTAGCCGGGTTCGGTTCAATAATTTTAAAAATCTTGAGCCCCGGGAGATGAGATGGTCCCCGGGGCTGAATTTGCTTACCGGCGAGAACGGCGCGGGAAAGACAAACATCCTTGAGGGGATAAATATCGTCTCCGGGTGGGGTCCGCTTGAGCGCGGCGCGAAAACTCTCTCGATGCCTACCTGGGGCAGCGGTTCTTCCGAGGTGCAGCTGACCGGAGAGCTTGAATCCGGCGGGATAATACGCGTGAAAATATCGCGCCGCTATATGCTGAGGCTGGATGATAAATCAGTTACCGCCGCGGATCTGCGCTGGAACATACCGGTGCTTACCTTCCTTCCCGACGACATGTCTATCGTGGAGGGCTCTTCAGCCTTCCGCCGGAGGCTGCTTGATATGCTGCTGGCGCTGATAGTTCCCTCTTACGCGATGCGTCTTGCCGAGTACAGGCGCGGCGTCCGCCAGAAGGCGGTATTTCTTAAACGCGGGATGCCTGCGATGATCGCCGACCGGGCGCTGCTGCCGCTTGCCGCCTGGATATGGCGGATGCGGATAGAGGGGGTAAAGCTGCTCTCCTCATGCCTTGAGGGAATGTCGGAGCTCACGCCGGTGAAGATCACGCTCTCGCTGAAGAGAGGCGGAGCCGGTTTTGACGACGACTGCGAGAACGATTACGCGAAGGCGGTCATCGCAAACCGCGGCCGCGAGGCGGCGGTGAAATTCCCCGTAGTTGGACCGCACCGCGACGATATTATCATCATGGCCGGCGAAAGGTTGGCCTCCGAGGCTTTGAGCCGCGGACTGCGCCGGCGTACGGCGATTGCGATGATGCTGGCCGCCGCTGACGGCGTGAAGAGAAAGATCGGCCGCGACCCTGTCCTCCTGCTCGACGAGGTGACCGCGGAGCTTGATTCCTCCGGGCGGACGCTGCTCTTTGAGTCGTTGCTCTCGCGGGAGACGCAGGTATTCGCGGCGACGGCTGAGCCCTTCGTCGAAAAATTTCCCGGGCTCATCCACAGGGTATCAGAGGGAAGAGTGACGGAGAGCTACGAGAATTAA